In one window of Marinitoga hydrogenitolerans DSM 16785 DNA:
- a CDS encoding YkvA family protein yields the protein MLILSYIILPLDIIPEALLGPIGYIDDLYIGLYFLNIILNELPKEKIYAYWKGDIKTLNNISEIIEFLKSNYEKLNSKNISKLISKILKGKYNK from the coding sequence ATGTTAATTTTATCTTATATTATACTGCCATTAGACATAATTCCAGAAGCATTGCTTGGCCCTATTGGATATATAGACGACCTATATATAGGTTTGTATTTTTTAAACATAATATTAAATGAATTACCTAAAGAAAAAATATATGCTTATTGGAAAGGAGATATAAAAACATTAAATAATATTTCTGAAATAATAGAATTTTTAAAAAGTAATTATGAAAAATTAAATTCTAAAAATATATCTAAATTGATTTCAA